In one window of Mercurialis annua linkage group LG4, ddMerAnnu1.2, whole genome shotgun sequence DNA:
- the LOC126678802 gene encoding uncharacterized protein LOC126678802, giving the protein MLSFLIPGKESPGNNIDVYLRPLIDELKELWETGVTTYDAYSGKNFQLHAALLWTINDFPAYGMLSGWSTKGKLACPVCNKWTCSLTLKNGVKQCYMGHRRYLHAQHSWRKSRKFDGKPEHGSKPEELSGDEVLRQLDLLPKSLVFGKTPNQKKRARGPEELNWTKRSIFFELPYWKTLKLRHNLDVMHIEKNICENILGTLMNIDGKSKDNIKARMDLEAMGIRKELHLQQKGNKFFMPLACYTLPKPERRKFCEWLQSIRLPDGYASNLSRCVSVQDCKVMGMKSHDYHIFLQRLLPASICGSLRSEVYTALSELSSFFKELCSKTLKRSTVKKLQSDIILIICKLEMIYPPSFFVVMMHLAIHLPREVELGGPVHYRWMYFIERFLRTLKNYVRNLARPEGSIAEAYITKECLNFCSLYFHGVETIYNRVERNNFPVQIGVENGFSIFSNNARPLGATEYKTLSHSDFEKLQWYVLNNCEDVDEYLKIHIEELQKESVIDVQKRHQAGFASWFKECVGRLRATGLVAATDHIYALGLGPDIRIARYSGIIVNGVRFHTVERDNFRRTQNNGVSVTGEHKSKEIEFYGVLTDIIDLQYVNGNHVFLFKCDWWDVGDKNGIKTDGNLVSVNVSRKWYTGDSFVLSSQVQQVFYVSDMKNGGHWKIVQKSFHRNIFDVPEKEKVCNEDSILNDEPYQQYEADNSHEVDQNGGENLELLHPIDVLPDEVDVGQMFQGQNSNPIYSSDEEDDTTINYDDADTDVLEDSNDSDNEDEDDD; this is encoded by the exons atgttatctttcCTTATTCCTGGTAAGGAATCTCCCGGAAATAATATCGATGTATATTTAAGGCCATTAATTGATGAGTTAAAAGAGTTATGGGAGACCGGTGTGACAACATATGATGCATATAGCggtaagaattttcaattacatgctgcattattatggacaataaatgactttccagcatatggaatgttatctggatggagcacaaaaggaaaattggcatgtcctgtgtgtaataagtggacgtgttcgctaacattaaaaaatggaGTGAAGCAATGTTACATGGGTCATCGGAGATATTTACATGCCCAACATTCTTGGAGAAAAAGCAGAAAATTTGATGGCAAACCAGAGCACGGGTCAAAGCCTGAAGAGTTGTCAGGAGATGAAGTTCTAAGGCAATTAGATTTGCTTCCAAAAAGCCTTGTTTTTGGGAAGACACCTAACCAAAAAAAGCGTGCACGTGGTCCTGAAGAGCTCAATTGGACAAAGAGAAGTATATTCTTTGAATTGCCTTActggaaaacattaaaattacgtcataatttagatgtaatgcatattgagaagaatatatgtgaaaatatattgggtacgttgatgaatattgatggaaaatctaaggataacattaaggctcgaatggatttagaagcaatgggtataagaaaagagttacatttacagcaaaagggaaataaattttttatgccaCTTGCTTGTTATACATTACCGAAGCCTGAAAGGAGAAAGTTTTGCGAATGGTTGCAGTCAATCCGGTTGCCAGACGGATATGCTTCCAATCTTTCTCGATGTGTAAGTGTTCAGGACTGCAAAGTTATGGGGATGAAAAGTCATGATTATCATATATTCTTGCAACGGTTACTTCCAGCATCAATTTGTGGGTCTTTGCGTAGTGAGGTTTACACTGCATTATCAGAGTTGAGCTCTTTCTTTAAGGAGCTTTGTTCGAAGACTTTAAAAAGATCTACAGTTAAAAAGTTGCAGAGCGatatcattttgataatatgtaaacttgagatgatatatcctccatcttttttcgtggtaatgatgcatttggcaattcatctgccacgtgaagtagaattaggaggccctgttcactataggtggatgtactttattgagag gttcttacgtactttgaaaaattatgtacGTAACTTAGCTCGACCGGAGGGTTCAATTGCTGAAGCGTATATCACTAAAgaatgtttgaacttttgttcaCTGTATTTTCATGGTGTTGAGACAATATATAATCGCGttgagagaaataattttcctgtgcaaataggagtggaaaatggattttccatattttcaaacaatgcAAGACCTTTAGGAGCTACAGAATATAAAACGTTATCCCattctgattttgaaaaattgcagtggtatgtgcttaacaattgtgaggatgttgatgaatatcttaa GATTCACATTGAGGAATTACAAAAGGAAAGTGTTATAGATGTGCAAAAAAGACACCAGGCAGGATTTGCCAGTTGGTTCAAGGAGTGT gTTGGACGCTTACGTGCTACTGGTTTGGTTGCAGCAACAGATCATATATATGCGTTGGGATTAGGTCCTGATATACGAATTGCTAGGTACAGTGGGATAATTGTCAATGGAGTTAGGTTTCACACAGTTGAGCGTGATAATTTTCGTCGGACTCAAAATAATGGAGTTTCAGTTACGGGAGAGCATAAGTCGAAAGAAATCGAGTTTTATGGTGTGCTAACAGATATCATTGACCTCCAATATGTTAATGGGAATCATGTTTTCTTGTTTAAATGTGATTGGTGGGATGTTGgcgataaaaatggaattaaaacagatggcaacttagtttctgttaatgtgagccgtaaatggtatacaggtgattctttcgtgttgagttctcaagtacaacaggttttttatgtcagcgatatgaaaaatggaggtcattggaaaattgtgcaaaaatcatttcacaggaatatatttgatgtgccagaaaaggaaaaagtgtgcaatgaagattcaatattgAATGATGAGCCCTATCAGCAATACGAGGCAGATAATAGTCATGAAGTCGATCAAAATGGTGGTGAAAATTTGGAACTCTTGCATCCTATAGATGtattaccggatgaagttgatgTTGGTCAAATGTTTCAAGGTCAAAACTCAAACCCGATTTATTCTAGCGATGAGGAGGATGATACTACGATCAATTATGATGATGCCGATACTGATGTACTAGAAGACTCAAATGACAGTGACAATGAAGACGAAGACGATGATTAG
- the LOC126678803 gene encoding uncharacterized protein LOC126678803, which yields MGLNFIAHGKYQVYKELTREFYTTLNYASKNEKAISFRIKGVDYSIGYDFMNQKLKLPKGGIRGCPSNFDVNRVWKQLTGEDSVDLQQAPNGLIIEPSYLIFHKFLCHSICGKKESNRVTKDDLLVLDYLVRRSAKSVDFIHLIFKSMMTMATSSKVALGNGHLVTCIALLHSAIDEDDLHKMECLGDAYLNETMLRKADILDMDGELMNVKDRNCYLIKTGQPRRGKGRKAEIEDDCDEDEDNVSRELETENGQGEVVRDDVGIDQPREEEVRRPRKPKRRGAFEEEVLSLLNETKSRLTNIETSIEEIKREQRRSHRRWKACFGTLGAHDPSPPHTPES from the coding sequence AtgggtttaaattttattgcacATGGTAAGTATCAAGTTTATAAAGAGTTAACTAGAGAATTTTATACCACCTTGAATTATGCCTCTAAGAATGAAAAAgcaatttcttttagaataaaAGGGGTTGATTATAGCATAGGGTATGATTTTATGAATCAGAAATTGAAGTTGCCTAAAGGTGGCATTAGAGGTTGTCCttcaaattttgatgttaatagagTATGGAAGCAATTGACCGGTGAAGACTCGGTCGATTTACAACAAGCTCCTAATGGACTCATAATTGAACCAtcatatcttatatttcataaattcctTTGTCATTCTATATGTGGTAAAAAGGAGTCGAATAGAGTAACGAAGGATGATTTACTAGTACTTGACTATTTAGTGCGACGTTCGGCAAAAAGTGTTGATTTcatacacttaatttttaaaagcatgATGACCATGGCAACATCATCTAAAGTTGCACTTGGAAATGGTCATTTAGTAACTTGTATAGCATTGCTTCATAGTGCTATTGATGAGGATGATTTGCATAAGATGGAATGTTTGGGGGATGCGTATCTTAATGAAACTATGCTCCGTAAAGCCGACATTCTTGATATGGATGGAGAATTGATGAATGTAAAGGAccgaaattgttatttaattaaaactggcCAGCCGAGAAGAGGAAAGGGAAGAAAAGCAGAAATAGAAGATGACTGTGACGAAGATGAGGATAATGTAAGTAGAGAACTGGAAACCGAGAATGGTCAAGGTGAGGTGGTGAGGGATGATGTCGGTATAGATCAACCAAGAGAGGAGGAAGTGAGGCGACCAAGAAAGCCGAAGCGAAGGGGAGCTTTTGAAGAGGAAGTACTTTCTTTGTTAAATGAAACAAAGTCCAGGTTGACTAATATTGAAACATCTATCGAAGAGATTAAAAGAGAACAACGAAGGTCACATCGCCGATGGAAGGCTTGTTTCGGCACCTTGGGAGCACATGATCCTTCACCTCCACATACACCGGAGAGTTAA